The proteins below come from a single Eubacterium limosum genomic window:
- a CDS encoding transglycosylase SLT domain-containing protein — protein MSIAIKAALALLKNRRTREVIIELLVGFILFVGFVSMLTPKNSGTGGGVYGYPCSTEYGISDGTAGLDPETYAVIDPYVFHSGWGQRNCEYHGMEFHDGIDLSCPLGSELYAVCDGTVTLAGYTGGYQYAVGILAGDGSGYWFFYAHMNSQSSITVKAGDHVTKGQIVGYSGDGLGNYAAHLHFGCHKTDAGNTAYRDIFDTSENVTVNPWPLINPANNGTSGDIESWRQTVVKALAANGLSTDNEMVEKVLRQIETESGGNPLAVQGISDVNSGAPIPFNNGICPWCPNSAGDSCGNTNIGHGLMQTIPETFNGHKHDGHDNIFDGYDNLLAALHYAKNRYGNNLNGLGEGHGY, from the coding sequence TTGTCCATTGCAATAAAAGCGGCCTTAGCTCTCCTGAAGAACAGAAGAACCCGAGAGGTAATCATTGAATTACTTGTCGGGTTCATTTTATTTGTCGGATTTGTATCAATGCTGACACCAAAAAACAGCGGAACCGGCGGTGGCGTTTATGGTTATCCATGCAGCACGGAATATGGTATATCCGATGGCACAGCCGGTCTTGACCCAGAAACCTATGCTGTGATCGATCCATACGTTTTTCATAGTGGATGGGGTCAAAGAAACTGTGAATATCATGGCATGGAATTTCATGATGGCATTGATCTGTCCTGTCCGCTGGGATCAGAATTATACGCTGTCTGCGACGGTACAGTCACTCTGGCTGGTTATACCGGTGGCTACCAATATGCTGTGGGGATACTCGCCGGTGATGGTTCTGGATACTGGTTTTTCTATGCGCACATGAATTCACAGAGCAGTATCACCGTTAAGGCTGGCGATCACGTCACGAAGGGCCAGATTGTGGGATACTCTGGTGATGGCCTGGGTAATTATGCAGCCCATTTACATTTTGGATGCCATAAAACAGATGCAGGCAACACGGCTTATCGGGACATTTTCGATACCTCCGAAAATGTTACCGTTAATCCCTGGCCATTAATTAATCCTGCAAACAATGGAACATCCGGTGATATCGAGTCTTGGAGACAAACGGTTGTTAAGGCACTGGCAGCCAACGGATTAAGCACAGACAACGAAATGGTTGAAAAGGTACTAAGGCAGATCGAAACAGAATCCGGTGGAAATCCATTGGCCGTGCAGGGGATCAGCGACGTAAACAGTGGGGCACCCATTCCATTTAATAATGGTATCTGTCCATGGTGTCCGAATAGTGCCGGGGACAGCTGTGGCAACACTAATATTGGCCACGGTTTGATGCAGACCATACCAGAAACCTTCAACGGACACAAGCATGATGGCCATGATAATATTTTCGATGGTTACGACAATCTGCTGGCTGCGCTGCACTATGCAAAAAACAGATATGGAAATAACTTGAATGGACTTGGAGAAGGCCATGGATATTAA